One Lepisosteus oculatus isolate fLepOcu1 chromosome 13, fLepOcu1.hap2, whole genome shotgun sequence genomic region harbors:
- the LOC102696402 gene encoding type-1 angiotensin II receptor, whose product MENTTQVPNITVNCTSSGRHAFLFILIPVIYSCNFVIGIVGNGLVVTIIYCYIKLETVASIFILNLALSDLTFLITLPLWATYTALGYHWPFGSFLCKAISGLVTFNLYSSVFFLTCLSIDRYLAIVHPVKSRPKRTIFYARVTCTLIWILAFLMSVPNMCFRDVFFMKDLNLTVCGLLYEPNNTNRILVGMSLMKSILGFLIPFATIITCYCLIGKAILDAYHVQKNKSRNDEVLKMLAAVVAAFFVCWFPHQIFHFMDILVNLNVIQNCKIVDIVDTAMPFTICVAYFNSCLNPILYSFVGNNFRKNLLRLLKCTPPLVVSHPSLSSKTSSISYRGSEILHLTTNKVVL is encoded by the coding sequence ATGGAGAATACTACACAAGTACCAAACATCACAGTGAATTGCACATCATCCGGGAGGCATGCCTTTCTCTTTATTCTGATTCCTGTCATTTACAGTTGCAACTTTGTTATTGGCATAGTGGGGAATGGCTTGGTGGTCACTATCATTTATTGTTACATTAAATTAGAAACAGTCGCCAGTATCTTCATACTGAATCTGGCTTTGTCCGATCTCACGTTCCTCATCACTTTACCTCTGTGGGCCACCTACACAGCCTTGGGTTATCACTGGCCTTTTGGCAGCTTCCTGTGCAAAGCAATCTCTGGTTTGGTGACGTTCAATCTGTACAGCAGCGTATTTTTCCTCACCTGCTTGAGTATTGACAGATACCTGGCCATCGTTCATCCCGTTAAATCTCGTCCAAAACGCACCATATTTTACGCCCGCGTAACCTGTACTCTAATCTGGATCCTTGCGTTCCTGATGAGTGTGCCAAATATGTGCTTCCGTGACGTTTTCTTTATGAAAGACCTCAATTTAACTGTGTGTGGCCTTTTGTATGAGCCTAATAATACTAATCGCATTTTGGTTGGAATGAGTTTGATGAAAAGCATCTTAGGCTTTTTGATTCCCTTTGCGACCATCATAACCTGCTACTGCCTCATTGGAAAAGCCATTCTTGATGCCTATCACGTCCAGAAAAACAAGTCCAGAAACGACGAGGTTTTGAAGATGCTTGCTGCTGTCGTAGcagctttttttgtgtgttggtTCCCGCACCAAATATTTCACTTCATGGACATTCTTGTTAACTTAAATGTCATACAGAATTGCAAAATAGTGGATATTGTTGACACCGCCATGCCATTTACGATTTGCGTAGCTTACTTCAACAGTTGCCTGAACCCTATTCTCTACAGCTTCGTGGGGAATAATTTCCGAAAGAATTTACTCCGCCTGCTGAAATGCACACCTCCACTAGTTGTGTCTCATCCAAGCCTTTCTAGCAAAACAAGTTCAATTTCCTATCGGGGATCAGAAATATTGCATTTAACAACAAATAAGGTTGTTTTGTGA